A window of Streptomyces sp. DG1A-41 contains these coding sequences:
- a CDS encoding spore-associated protein A: MRKYRRIATIVASAATMIGLGVIAAPSASAAASYNGACGSGYSVTNSARIGNGGTIFLTYNSSNGYNCVVTIRDTPDSTPGIVSAGLGRNGDIYSWKSDLGKYQHYAGPVYVYGKGSCMDWTGAIEGYGVAERKATNCG; this comes from the coding sequence GTGAGAAAATACCGGAGAATTGCCACAATTGTCGCCAGTGCTGCGACAATGATCGGGCTCGGTGTCATTGCCGCACCTTCCGCATCGGCAGCGGCCAGCTACAACGGCGCTTGCGGGTCCGGCTACAGCGTCACTAATTCCGCTCGTATCGGAAATGGCGGAACCATCTTCCTGACCTACAACTCATCGAATGGCTACAACTGCGTGGTGACCATTCGGGACACGCCGGACTCGACTCCCGGCATCGTCAGCGCCGGCCTGGGCAGGAACGGCGATATCTACAGCTGGAAGAGCGACCTGGGCAAGTACCAGCACTACGCCGGGCCGGTGTACGTGTACGGCAAGGGTTCATGCATGGACTGGACCGGCGCCATCGAGGGATACGGCGTGGCCGAGCGCAAGGCGACCAACTGCGGCTGA